One window of Quercus robur chromosome 5, dhQueRobu3.1, whole genome shotgun sequence genomic DNA carries:
- the LOC126728124 gene encoding uncharacterized protein LOC126728124, with the protein MFKANYDGAVFAESEEAGIGVIVRDSKGEVIAALAEKIPYPGSVEVLEALAARRAAKFVVELGLSAAEIEGDSEVVWRALKAADGAHSAWGVIIKDTMSIVGSLRTFSFSHTRRQGSCAAHALAKRAIVSFPLLVWMEYVPTDISHVVISDFPAS; encoded by the coding sequence ATGTTTAAAGCAAATTATGATGGTGCGGTGTTCGCCGAGTCGGAGGAAGCAGGGATAGGAGTTATAGTTAGAGATAGTAAGGGGGAGGTGATTGCTGCCTTAGCTGAAAAAATACCTTATCCGGGTTCAGTGGAGGTGCTGGAAGCTCTAGCTGCAAGAAGAGCAGCAAAATTTGTTGTGGAATTGGGATTATCGGCTGCTGAAATTGAAGGTGATTCTGAGGTAGTTTGGAGGGCTTTGAAGGCAGCGGACGGGGCTCATTCAGCTTGGGGGGTGATTATCAAAGACACAATGTCTATTGTAGGTTCTCTAAGaaccttttctttctctcatactAGGCGGCAGGGTAGTTGTGCGGCCCATGCTTTAGCTAAGAGAGCAATTGTTTCTTTTCCGTTATTAGTCTGGATGGAGTATGTTCCAACAGATATTAGTCACGTTGTAATTTCTGATTTTCCAGCatcttaa
- the LOC126728125 gene encoding uncharacterized protein LOC126728125, which translates to MEDLAQSWTRLSLSEREGPGCCLMPEDGVKTFSIAAKFLTKRALNAEAIARTFNPLWRARRGFKIQNIGDHKILFSFEDKDDVDRIIGSEPWSFDKHLVAMQRYDNDRPLEDIKYDRTTFWVQVHGLPLRYMTIEAAEKICGGVGEVIKQSDSKVYDGGHFIRVKVSVDITMPLCRGRLISLKDDKQVWVSFKYERLPNICYWCGRLTHDDRDYDIWIESEGTLKNDQKEFGPSLRAPPFMASKKKYHCGAGLLFYEEDEYEGWTNISADG; encoded by the coding sequence ATGGAGGATCTTGCCCAATCTTGGACACGCCTTTCTCTATCTGAGAGAGAAGGGCCAGGTTGCTGCCTCATGCCAGAAGATGGTGTAAAAACCTTCTCCATTGCAGCAAAGTTTCTGACTAAAAGAGCCCTTAATGCTGAAGCGATTGCTAGAACTTTTAATCCTTTGTGGCGAGCAAGAAGGGGTTTCAAAATCCAGAATATTGGTGAtcataagattttattttctttcgaAGACAAAGATGATGTAGATAGGATCATTGGCAGCGAGCCGTGGAGTTTTGATAAGCACTTGGTTGCTATGCAGCGCTATGACAATGATAGACCACTTGAGGACATCAAGTATGATAGGACTACATTTTGGGTACAAGTCCATGGACTCCCGTTGAGGTATATGACCATTGAGGCGGCGGAAAAAATATGTGGAGGGGTGGGAGAGGTGATCAAGCAGTCGGATTCGAAGGTTTATGATGGAGGTCACTTTATTCGAGTCAAAGTTTCAGTTGATATCACAATGCCGTTATGCAGAGGGCGACTTATCTCGTTGAAAGATGATAAACAAGTGTGGGTCTCATTCAAGTACGAGCGATTGCCAAACATCTGTTATTGGTGTGGTAGACTTACGCATGATGACAGGGACTACGACATTTGGATCGAAAGTGAGGGGACTTTAAAGAATGACCAAAAGGAGTTTGGTCCCAGCTTACGTGCTCCTCCATTCAtggcatccaaaaaaaaataccattgtGGTGCCGGGTTATTATTCTACGAGGAAGATGAGTACGAAGGCTGGACAAACATCTCAGCCGATGGATGA